Proteins encoded together in one Salmo trutta chromosome 3, fSalTru1.1, whole genome shotgun sequence window:
- the sncb gene encoding beta-synuclein isoform X2 yields the protein MDVFMKGLSKAKDGMAIAAEKTKEGAALAAEKTKEGAMFIGTKAKDGVGSAKDLAGGAMGNIAAATGLGKKDEFPSDMNPEEYGQEAMEGEPQGDQQEGETYDENQQGQDYEQEA from the exons ATGGACGTGTTCATGAAAGGGTTGTCCAAAGCTAAAGACGGCATGGCTATCGCCGCGGAGAAGACTAAGGAAGGAGCCGCGCTGGCGGCGGAGAAGACTAAAGAAGGCGCCATGTTTATCG GCACCAAGGCCAAAGATGGTGTTGGTTCAG CGAAGGACCTTGCTGGTGGAGCCATGGGGAATATCGCTGCTGCCACCGGCCTGGGGAAGAAGGACGAGTTCCCATCTGACATGAAC CCTGAGGAGTATGGGcaggaggccatggaaggagagccACAGGGAGATCAGCAGGAGGGAGAGACATATGACGAGAACCAGCAG
- the sncb gene encoding beta-synuclein isoform X1 — MDVFMKGLSKAKDGMAIAAEKTKEGAALAAEKTKEGAMFIGTKAKDGVGSAKDLAGGAMGNIAAATGLGKKDEFPSDMNPEEYGQEAMEGEPQGDQQEGETYDENQQEQGQDYEQEA; from the exons ATGGACGTGTTCATGAAAGGGTTGTCCAAAGCTAAAGACGGCATGGCTATCGCCGCGGAGAAGACTAAGGAAGGAGCCGCGCTGGCGGCGGAGAAGACTAAAGAAGGCGCCATGTTTATCG GCACCAAGGCCAAAGATGGTGTTGGTTCAG CGAAGGACCTTGCTGGTGGAGCCATGGGGAATATCGCTGCTGCCACCGGCCTGGGGAAGAAGGACGAGTTCCCATCTGACATGAAC CCTGAGGAGTATGGGcaggaggccatggaaggagagccACAGGGAGATCAGCAGGAGGGAGAGACATATGACGAGAACCAGCAG